The uncultured Bacteroides sp. DNA segment AAATCACCTGAAGCGAAGGCTTTATTTAAAAGATATCAGCTATTGGCAAAGGACTATCGCCAGCAATCGGATAAATTGAATACACAACGCCAGTGGTACGAAAAGGCGAATAAAGAAGAGCGTGCTAAAATGAATGGAGCCATTCTCGATTTGGAGAAACGCGTGCAAGAAATATCTCAGGAATTGGATGCCCAGACAATCAGTGTGCGCAACACAGAAATAATGTACCTTAAAAAATAATACTTTATGGATATACTCATTATCGCAGCTCTTATCGTAGCAGCAGTCATCCTATTTCTAATAGAACTGTTTGTTATCCCCGGCATCAGCATAGCCGGCATTTCAGCACTGGGATGCATCATCTATGCCAACTATTATGCATTTGATAATCTCGGAGAAACAGGAGGGTTCATTACTTTAGTCGTATCGGCCATTGCTTGCGTAGGATCGCTAATCTTATTTATGCGTTCAAAAACGCTCGACAAGCTGGCCCTCAAAAAGGATATCACGTCTAAAGTAGACAAGCATGCCGCTGAAAACTTAAAAGTTGGAGACACAGGTGTATGCACTACCCGATTAGCATTGATTGGCTATGCCAACATTGGCGGAGAAATCATCGAAGTGAAATCTTCTGACGGATTTATGGACGATAAAACACCTATCATTGTAGATCGGATAAGTGATGGTGTCATCTTGGTTAAAAGACAAAAACAATAATACTCACTAAATTAAATGATTAATTATGATTGAGCCTATGTATTTAACTCTCTTATTGGTTGCGGGAGGAGTGATCTTCCTGATCCTGTTCTTTCACTATGTCCCTTTCTTCCTATGGCTGTCTGCCAAGGTTTCGGGAGTAAACATGTCACTGATACAGCTATTCTTGATGCGTATCCGTAACGTTCCACCGTATATCATCGTACCGGGACTAATTGAAGCCCACAAAGCCGGACTTAGAGACATAAGTCGCGATGAATTAGAAGCGCATTATCTGGCTGGGGGCCATGTAGAGAAGGTAGTACATGCACTTGTCTCTGCTTCGAAAGCTAACATCGAGTTAACCTTTCAGATGGCTACAGCTATCGACCTTGCCGGTCGTGATGTGTTCCAAGCCGTTCAGATGTCAGTTAACCCTAAAGTGATTGATACACCGCCCGTTACTGCTGTTGCCAAAGATGGTATTCAGCTTATCGCCAAAGCTCGTGTTACTGTTCGTGCCAACATTCGCCAACTAGTGGGTGGTGCTGGTGAAGATACAATTCTGGCTCGTGTAGGCGAAGGTATCGTATCCTCTATCGGTTCTTCTGTTAGTCATAAATCAGTATTGGAAAACCCCGATTCGATTTCTAAGCTCGTTCTTAGCAAAGGATTGGATGCCGGAACAGCCTTTGAGATTCTATCCATTGATATTGCCGATATCGATATTGGTAAGAACATTGGTGCAGCCTTACAAATGGATCAGGCCAATGCCGATAAAAACATCGCTCAGGCCAAAGCCGAAGAACGTCGCGCAATGGCTGTTGCCTACGAGCAAGAGATGAAGGCCAAAGCGCAAGAAGCTCGTGCCACGGTGATTCAGGCCGAAGCCGAAGTACCTAAAGCAATGGCTGATGCATTCAGAAGTGGTAATTTAGGTATCATGGATTATTATAAAATGAAGAATATTGTGGCCGACACTTCTATGCGTGAAAACATAGCTAAACCCGGCACCACTCCCGGTAAACCTTTAAGCGAATAATCAACTACATTACTATAGAGTAAAGGCGGGGATTAAACTCCGCCTTTCTTAGTTCCAT contains these protein-coding regions:
- a CDS encoding NfeD family protein gives rise to the protein MDILIIAALIVAAVILFLIELFVIPGISIAGISALGCIIYANYYAFDNLGETGGFITLVVSAIACVGSLILFMRSKTLDKLALKKDITSKVDKHAAENLKVGDTGVCTTRLALIGYANIGGEIIEVKSSDGFMDDKTPIIVDRISDGVILVKRQKQ
- the floA gene encoding flotillin-like protein FloA (flotillin-like protein involved in membrane lipid rafts), which translates into the protein MIEPMYLTLLLVAGGVIFLILFFHYVPFFLWLSAKVSGVNMSLIQLFLMRIRNVPPYIIVPGLIEAHKAGLRDISRDELEAHYLAGGHVEKVVHALVSASKANIELTFQMATAIDLAGRDVFQAVQMSVNPKVIDTPPVTAVAKDGIQLIAKARVTVRANIRQLVGGAGEDTILARVGEGIVSSIGSSVSHKSVLENPDSISKLVLSKGLDAGTAFEILSIDIADIDIGKNIGAALQMDQANADKNIAQAKAEERRAMAVAYEQEMKAKAQEARATVIQAEAEVPKAMADAFRSGNLGIMDYYKMKNIVADTSMRENIAKPGTTPGKPLSE